The proteins below are encoded in one region of Phaseolus vulgaris cultivar G19833 chromosome 1, P. vulgaris v2.0, whole genome shotgun sequence:
- the LOC137814602 gene encoding small RNA-binding protein 11, chloroplastic translates to MPCNINSSFPLFTVCNIELNSMAAVRKIIQVNKNKTFAPSLLAFRRGIAYKLFVGGLSFYTTEKALSDAFSNYGQVIEAKVVTDRVSDRSKGFGFVTFASPDEAENAITEMKGKTINGRVIFVDYAKPNINGNAAMPIARGPPEPTPDT, encoded by the exons ATGCCATGCAACATAAACTCTTCATTTCCCTTGTTCACTGTCTGCAACATCGAATTGAATTCCATGGCGGCTGTGAGAAAAATAATTCAggtcaataaaaataaaaccttTGCGCCATCTCTTTTAGCTTTTCGCCGAGGAATTGCTTACAAGCTTTTTGTTGGAG GACTGTCCTTCTACACCACAGAGAAAGCATTGTCAGATGCATTTTCCAACTACGGGCAAGTTATTGAAG CAAAAGTTGTGACAGATAGGGTGTCAGACAGATCCAAGGGATTTGGGTTTGTCACCTTTGCTTCACCAGACGAGGCTGAGAATGCCATAACAGAGATGAAAGGAAAG ACAATAAATGGACGTGTTATCTTTGTTGATTATGCAAAGCCCAATATCAACGGTAATGCTGCGATGCCAATTGCCAGAGGACCTCCCGAACCAACACCAGACActtga